The following proteins are encoded in a genomic region of Nicotiana sylvestris chromosome 4, ASM39365v2, whole genome shotgun sequence:
- the LOC104239966 gene encoding putative late blight resistance protein homolog R1A-3 — protein MADAVVNFLVENLLQLLSDNVKLIGSAKGELENLLKEVQHLKGFLDDAAKLPSDSEQWKVLVEEIQKTVHTAEDAVDKFVVQAKLHKEKNKMARILDVGHLATVRNLAAEVKGIHDQVKELRLNNQALQARPTLELPKKGAPETTQQGPALEDDEVVGFDEEANKVIERLVKESKDLDIIPVVGMPGLGKTTLARKIYKDPKLSYEFFGVHWVYVGQSYKIKDVFLNILKYFTRRTEDYQHEDVDALAKVIAGFIKKGGRCLICLDDVWETKVIDYVKTIFPENEKGHRVMMTTRNKVLATYANSDPHDLKFLTPKESFELLVKRVFGKKPCPKDLVGHGESIAGKCGGVPLAVVVIAGALRGRLNTSDWIRVERNVVQHLFMNSEESCLKFVEMSYDHLPQEVQTCFLYCGVFPRGFDIPSWKVIRLWIAEGLIKPQESYTLEEIAEFYLNDLINRNLVILQQKRSDGQIKTCRLHDMLHQFCKKEASNKWLFQEVSLTPDQAIPIEDPNKSRRLCIQPSNLKDFLSKKPSAEHVRSFYCFSSKEKQISGLTPNDIKLIHKAFPLVRVLDVESLKFLFSKDFNQLFHLRYIAISGDFNAIPLTFGKFWNLQTLILNTSTSESTLDVKADIWNMLQLRHLHTNIPAKLQPPTATTSGKASCLQTLCMVAPESCEKEVLAKACHLKKLSIRGQMAAFLGAYKGGINNLAELKCLEQLKLLNDVLYMNKAPHLPPTFSQLVRTVKKLTLTNTRFAWSEAEKLGQLESLEILKFKENAFAGDSWKPKMGFSALRVLWIERAEFETWEASELNFPVLRNLVLMSCDKLDAVPFELANISELYEMRLENTSKAVKSAKDILESKIAKSIKFNLTIFPPEAGSKAAQ, from the exons atggcaGATGCAGTGGTGAATTTTCTGGTAGAGAACCTGTTGCAGCTATTAAGTGATAATGTAAAGCTGATCGGAAGTGCAAAGGGAGAGTTAGAGAATCTGCTGAAAGAAGTTCAACACCTAAAAGGCTTCTTAGACGATGCTGCAAAATTACCAAGCGATAGCGAGCAGTGGAAAGTGTTGGTCGAGGAGATTCAAAAAACGGTACATACCGCAGAGGATGCTGTTGATAAGTTTGTGGTTCAGGCGAAGCTGcacaaagagaaaaataaaatggcAAGAATTTTGGATGTGGGTCATCTCGCTACAGTCAGGAATCTTGCAGCTGAGGTCAAAGGAATTCATGACCAAGTGAAGGAACTTCGCCTAAACAATCAAGCTCTTCAAGCACGCCCAACTCTTGAGCTGCCTAAAAAAGGTGCCCCTGAAACAACTCAGCAG GGTCCTGCATTGGAGGATGATGAAGTTGTCGGCTTTGATGAGGAAGCGAACAAAGTGATCGAGCGACTTGTTAAAGAATCAAAGGATCTAGATATTATTCCGGTGGTGGGTATGCCGGGACTTGGAAAAACCACACTAGCAAGAAAAATCTACAAGGATCCTAAGCTTTCATATGAATTTTTCGGCGTCCATTGGGTTTACGTCGGCCAATCTTACAAAATAAAGGATGTTTTTCTTAATATTCTCAAATACTTCACAAGACGCACCGAAGACTATCAACATGAGGATGTGGACGCATTAGCTAAGGTGATAGCCGGTTTTATCAAGAAAGGAGGTAGATGTCTCATTTGTTTAGATGATGTTTGGGAAACAAAAGTCATTGATTATGTAAAGACAATTTTCCCAGAAAATGAAAAGGGACATCGAGTCATGATGACAACGCGTAACAAAGTTCTGGCTACTTATGCCAATTCAGATCCTCACGATCTGAAATTTTTGACTCCAAAAGAAAGTTTTGAATTGTTGGTAAAGAGAGTTTTTGGCAAGAAACCTTGTCCTAAAGATTTAGTAGGACATGGAGAAAGCATTGCAGGAAAATGTGGTGGAGTACCACTTGCAGTAGTGGTAATTGCAGGAGCATTAAGAGGTCGTCTGAACACAAGTGATTGGATAAGAGTTGAGAGAAATGTGGTTCAGCATCTTTTTATGAATAGCGAAGAAAGCTGCTTGAAATTTGTGGAGATGAGTTACGATCATTTGCCCCAAGAAGTACAGACATGCTTCTTGTATTGTGGTGTCTTTCCTCGAGGATTTGATATCCCTTCTTGGAAAGTGATTCGCTTGTGGATAGCGGAGGGGTTGATAAAGCCGCAGGAATCGTACACTCTGGAGGAGATAGCAGAGTTTTATTTGAACGATCTTATCAATAGAAATTTAGTGATATTGCAGCAAAAGAGGTCTGATGGTCAAATAAAAACATGTCGTCTTCACGACATGTTGCATCAGTTCTGCAAAAAGGAGGCTAGTAACAAATGGCTATTTCAGGAAGTCAGTCTAACACCTGATCAAGCTATTCCTATTGAAGACCCAAATAAATCTCGTCGATTGTGTATTCAACCCTCTAATCTGAAAGACTTTCTCTCCAAAAAACCTTCTGCAGAACATGTTAGATCTTTCTATTGTTTTtcctcaaaagaaaaacaaatcagcGGGTTGACTCCTAATGACATTAAACTCATCCACAAAGCATTTCCGCTTGTCAGGGTTTTGGACGTTGAATCCCTCAAGTTTCTCTTCTCTAAGGATTTTAACCAGTTATTTCATTTGAGATATATTGCTATTTCAGGTGACTTCAATGCCATTCCTTTGACCTTTGGTAAATTTTGGAATTTACAAACTCTTATTCTTAATACAAGTACCTCAGAATCCACCCTTGATGTAAAAGCAGACATATGGAACATGTTACAGTTGAGGCATCTTCACACCAACATACCTGCAAAATTGCAACCCCCTACTGCGACGACATCAGGTAAAGCTTCTTGTCTACAAACTCTTTGTATGGTTGCACCAGAAAGTTGTGAGAAAGAAGTACTCGCAAAGGCTTGTCATCTCAAAAAATTGAGCATTCGAGGACAAATGGCAGCTTTTCTTGGTGCTTACAAGGGTGGAATCAACAATCTTGCAGAGCTTAAGTGCCTGGAACAATTGAAATTGTTGAATGATGTTCTTTACATGAATAAAGCACCTCACCTCCCTCCAACATTCTCCCAACTTGTACGTACAGTGAAGAAGTTAACTTTGACAAATACAAGGTTTGCTTGGAGTGAGGCAGAAAAATTGGGGCAATTGGAATCCCTTGAGATCCTAAAATTTAAAGAAAACGCGTTCGCGGGTGATTCCTGGAAGCCAAAGATGGGATTTAGTGCACTCCGCGTTTTGTGGATTGAAAGGGCAGAATTTGAAACTTGGGAGGCTTCAGAGCTTAACTTCCCCGTGCTTAGGAACCTTGTTCTTATGTCTTGTGATAAGCTCGACGCTGTGCCATTTGAGCTGGCTAATATATCTGAACTTTATGAGATGCGGCTGGAAAACACAAGCAAAGCGGTCAAATCTGCAAAAGATATACTGGAAAGCAAAATAGCTAAAAGCATCAAATTCAACCTTACCATATTCCCTCCTGAAGCTGGATCCAAGGCCGCACAGTGA